The Prunus dulcis chromosome 5, ALMONDv2, whole genome shotgun sequence genomic sequence GCAATGGTTAtaaattaatgatatttttttcctttaattagTATGGTTGCAGGGAAATTATGGCATATAGTGGCACTTTGATAAGTTATGTTCTGTTTTCTTCACTGTCATCATATCATTGCAGGAAACTTCTAAAAGTTATATTTGagttttgtgttgttttgCTTAAACATGGTGGTAATTCTTTATCAGCAAATGGAAACCAGAAGCCTTTGTCCCCTTTTACTTGGGCTTTTCCGTAAGAAAACACCTCACATTTCTTTCATATATTAGTGATAGGAAAAGGATCAGAACCATTTTAAATTTACTATCTTCTAAACTAAATCATCTTTGCCACTATTTGCTATTAATCAGGTCTTTTGTCATGCGAAACGGATTACTACTGCTGTTCACTTgatttatattaaattagaATCTTTTATCAATGTTTTTCCGTATATTATTCCAATCATGTGTATGGTGTGAGGATGTGCAATGCATTTTTcgatggaaggaagaagaacaaaatggGAATGTTTCACTACCAAGTTTGGTGTTGTGGTTTGATTGTGAATTTTCgtgttaacttttttttttttttttttttttggaatagAAACATTGTGTTACTTATATACCTAACTCATTGATATATTGACCATGCAGGTGGTAGCAGGTGGAGGTGCAGTTGAGTCTGCGTTGTCTGTGTATTTGGAGTGTTTTGCTACAACTTTAGGATCGCGTGAGCAGTTGGCAATTGCCGAGTTTGCTGAATCTTTGTTAATTATACCGAAGGTTCTAGATTTCTGTTGTATTCCTGTTTTCTGCTATTGTTATCTGTTCATGGTGTTTATAGTCACTTTTTATCTGGTTTAGGTGCTGGCTGTCAATGCTGCCAAGGATTCTACAGACTTAGTTGCAAAACTACGGGCCAATCACCACATTGCACAAACCAAGGCACCAACCAGGGCACAAACCAAGGCTGATCAGAAGGATTATTCTAGGTATTTTGATTTCTGACATGGCAAATTCTGcctgattttcattttttattttggggaGCTCTTACATGAGTGAGAGTCTAAATTCAACATGTgggtttcctttttcttttttttctttttttttttttccatcgTCCTCTTTGTTTGTGGTGTGTCTGTATATTGAATTTAGTGGCATTATGATTATACTTGCTCATATCCAATATGTGACAAAGAGATGCCAATATGATAATAATGCAACTGAAATTATTCTGTCTTGGATGCATAGAAATCCTTACAGATTATGTGACTGCTTACTTACGGTGATTGCTCTAAATTATTGCAGCATGGGTTTAGACCTTTTAAAGGGAGAAGTCCGCGACAACTTAAAAGCCGGAGTCATTGAGCCTGCAATGAGTAAAGTGAAGATAATTCAGGTACAAAATCCTAGATACAAATTCAGTAATAATTTATAAGATAAATCTTGTTTAATGACAGTCTTGTGACGTTTGTCAACAtgaaacttttttgtttggcAGTTTGCAACTGAAGCAGCTATTACAATTCTCCGAATTGATGACATGATCAGGCTAGTCAAAGATGAAAGTCAAAATGAGGATTAAGGTGCGCAGATAGCATTTGACattgtccttttctttttgtactcGAAGTAGAAGGAGCGGGAAGTGAATCCATGCCAAACACGACTTTAAGGTTTATATTCCTTCCCTGCACCAAAGAGGATTTGTTGATGTCGGTTGTTTGGGAATTTGTATCAAACTCTTGTTTTAGGTGAAATGGTTTTCTAAGGTTTGGGTGAGAGGTGGAGTTTATTAACCGATGGTGGTTTCCGGCTAGCACTCGAGCTGGAAATGTTTTGTATTGATTAGTAAGTAGATGTTTGTAATGGCCATTTTGGAAACATAAATGTGAAACCTTTTTTCGGCGGCGAAATGGCAATCTCCTTGTTAGCTTTTCCTACTTTTTCTTATTGAATGATTTGGGTCGACAAAATATGTAGTGGGGAATAAGATGAAAATATGGGCAAGTGAAATTGATTGAATTTAGcccatgaaatttttttggaaatatGCAGTGCTAATACAGAAGCCGTACCCataatagaaagaaaaagttacaGATCGATAGACTCTGGCAGCTGAAACTGAACTTGGATTTGGAGAGCTGGTACgtggaaaaagatgaaaaaaaatggCCTGGAATTcggttttcaaatttcaaaggcCAAGAGAGCATGCAGTTGAATCTGTAATTAATGGCAACCCAGTCAGCATCTTCTCCAACATTAAATCCTCCAACCCAGTCAACATCTTCTCCAACATTAAATCTTCCAACCCAGTCATCATCTTCTCACGTTGCACCATTCCAGTCGCCTTGATGATGAGCTTCTTTTCCCTCACTAATTGTGTGATGCATTGAgttcaaataagaaaataccCATTCCAGTCGCTTTGACTATGAGCTTCTTCTGTGATGCATTCTACTCCTGCAGAATTACAAGCCATGCAATGCATCAACATTCcactcttttaatttttttcaaaaataaaaagagaaaaagaagcagagcttttgaaatttgagacAAATGCATCAGCAGCTTCTCTTGATTGcaagaatttaaaataaaataaaattttcgcCCACCGTGGGGCTCGAACCCACGACCACAAGGTTAAGAGCCTTGCGCTCTACCAACTGAGCTAGACGGGCTTGGTGCTGAAGTTGCTTTTAAATTCTATTTcaagtaaaagtaaaaaattcaaacaccCGCTTtatcaaaataaccaaaagTGAATGCGCGCCTAAATCCAATTTCATCACTCATCCTCCACCGTTGATCAGAAAATGAGCGGGAATCTTCCAAATCAAACCCttacacacaaaaaaatcattgaaaaaataataaaaatatgcaAACCCTTTAAAAGGAGAAGACTGAAGGAAGAGCAAATGGACGAAGACGAAAACCCAAACAAACCCCATCTCATATGGACGACAGCTACGAGTACGAGTACGAGAACGACTCGTCGTCTGAGTCCAGCTCCGGCTCGGTGGCCTGCACCGGCATTATTATGGTCTCGCCACCGGAGAGCTCGGAGGACGACGAAGCTCACAACAACAGAGCCTCCCAAGACGTGTTCCAGACCCCACCCGAATACTCATACCCGCCAACCTCCGAAGGGAAAACTCCGTTGCTGGAAGTTAATACGAGCGACGACGATCCTCCGTACGAGGATGTTGGAGACGGGAGAGGCGTAATCGTGGCCTTCGGCGAAGGTACGGGTGCGGTGGATTTGGGAGGGGACACGGATCTAGGGTTTGCAGAGGCTGCAGCGGTGGAATGTAGGGTTTTGAGTAGGGAATTGTCCCCGGAAGGCGGTTTACTGGAACCCCcattgaagaaattgaaggatTCAGAGCACAATTTGGGAAAATTTGAGCCCTCCTGTAGTTCCACTGAAAGTCTCGAAATTGACGATTGCGATGAGAGTTCGGGTGAGGAAGGTTCGGAGGAAAGGAAGCTGAACTCTTCTGACAACGAGAGCGAGAGTGCTGTCGAAGAAACTCAATCGAACAGTGATGAAAAAGACAGCGTTGTGGAGATGGAGGATGGCGGCCAGGAATGCCTGGATGATGTGATGAGTACACCAAATGTGACTATTGAGGAATTGCGGC encodes the following:
- the LOC117628242 gene encoding uncharacterized protein LOC117628242; the encoded protein is MDDSYEYEYENDSSSESSSGSVACTGIIMVSPPESSEDDEAHNNRASQDVFQTPPEYSYPPTSEGKTPLLEVNTSDDDPPYEDVGDGRGVIVAFGEGTGAVDLGGDTDLGFAEAAAVECRVLSRELSPEGGLLEPPLKKLKDSEHNLGKFEPSCSSTESLEIDDCDESSGEEGSEERKLNSSDNESESAVEETQSNSDEKDSVVEMEDGGQECLDDVMSTPNVTIEELRRIDSPWRGRALPRSIVQPGSSAMDGEDMVQNEVAILDVLKLLKDKYDGDGDDVVDNGSFWEISRRRGMTFPRPSWWPEGGF